tatatctaggtgcataaaaaaatctatgaatctagaaaaatcaaattaaatgacctatataatttgagacggagggagtacatcctAGCTAGCTCTGTTATTATATAtgtaatatatataaaaattcaAGCCATGGAAACTTGCAAAGCAAACTCCATTGCGGTGACTTCAAAGTTCTTAGTGCATTGAGCTCGATGTACGTACACAGTAATAGATGGAGGTCTAACAAAGCTTATCCCCTCtcgttagggggtgtttgggaacacactcctaaactttagtacctgtcacatcggatgtttggatactaattaggagtattaaatatagtctaattacaaaactaattgcacagatggagtctaattcgtgagacgaatttattaagcctaattagtccatgatttgacaatgtggtgctatagtaaccatttgctaatgatggattaattaggcttaatagattcgtctcgcgaattagtataagggttctgcagttagttttataattagctcatgtttagtcctcctaattagtgtccgaacattcgatgtgaccctctTAAAGTTAGTTTAGTAGCTCGTACCCACTTAGTCGCAACTTTCTTCAAAATATtgtgattttcttcttttcgATGCCTAGATGTTACTAGTGCGCGTGGAGTAGTGCATACTCCGATCTAAGTAAACGTCATTAGGAGTTGAGATCCAATCCCTAGTAGTAAATCCGGCACCTAGATTCCTAGTATATTGGCAATAATGTCTCCACGTTTGCACCCGTGTCTTGGGGGCAAAGCGATCACAGCTCATGCAGCAGCCGTTGCCTCAGTGCTGATTACTACTCCTAAAATCGTGCCTGATCATGCAGTCCCAAGTCAACCTATGACTTGCGTAGTGTTTGGATTACAGCGTATCAAAAGGCGTACAAGTTTTTGATCTGAGGTGAAAAGAGCGATATTACCACATATTTGCCTATGAATCAAATTAATTCGATTCATCGACCGAGTCTGAATTGATATTTCATGATAGCAGCCTTTGAATTGGTGAGATTGAGCAAGAGAATTCAGATACGCCAGCTTCCAGCTGCACACTGAAAGTAGTAAATATGTGTGTTTCGTGCCGTGCATTTTTATTCGTGTTTCACCGTGAAGTCAGTCAGACCGGGTATAGTCAAATGCCTGCGTAGGTCTTAGGCTAGTTATAAGGATTAAGAAAATTGACACTATTCCGCATCTATACGCATTACCGCAGACGTTGAGCCCACAATAGTGGTCGTGAGTTCTAAACTAGTTATCCGGATCGGATATAGACTATTACCGCATCTATACGCATAACCGTAGACCCTCGGGAACAGATAGTGCTCGTAACTCCTAACTAGGATATCTGGATAGACTTTCCGCATCTACACAACGATAGTAGACTAATTAGTTACTACTCATGTAAGCATTTGAATTGGTTTATTATAGTTTATCAAATGATGGCCGACGTATGTAAAAAACCTCAACCATTGAACTAGAACTACAAAAGTCGAAGTGTAGGCAATCTCCACTTTTCATGATACCATGTGGAATAGGAATTAACTCGATGGCAGCATAGTTGATGTTTGATGATTATACAGCAATCACTGAAATAAGAAAATTATGCAAGAGATTTCTGATAGCATTACATCATGTCGAGCTAGGAATAGTATAATCAAACAGATCATACAAATTGATATGCGTGGATGCCTGCAGTCGTTTCTGCTAGGCATCAGCGGAGCTGCTGGCCGTGGACGAAATGGACGACCACCACACCATGCCCCGCCATCCGGCGGGCTAGTTCGGGTCCCGATCCccttcacctgcggcaacgaGACGTCCTCGGCCTTCCCCGCCTGCCCCCGAGCAGCAGCAGTGTCCCCATCGCCGTCGCCAACAGCACCACCGTCCTCCGATCAGCGTCCGGCACCATCAGCGACGTGCCCGGAGTACTTCCGGTACATCCACTCCGACCTGTCGCCGTGGCGCGAGTCGGGGATCACGCGGGAGGCGGTGGAGAGCGTGCGCGACAAGGCGACGTTccggctggtggtggtgtccGGGCGCGCGTACGTGGAGAAGCTGCACCGCGCGTACCAGACCCGGGACGTGTTCACGCTGTGGGGCATCCTCCAGCTGATGGCGCGCTACCCGGGCCGCGTCCCGGACCTGGATCTCATGTTCTTCTGCGGCGACATCCCGGaggtgcgcgccgccgcctaccCGGACCAGTCCAAGGCGCCGCCGCTCTTCATGTACTGCACGGAGGACGCGGCGCTCGACATCGCGTTCCCGGACTGGACCTTCTGGGGCTGGCCCGAGGTGAACATCCGGCCGTGGGCGCCGTTcctggaggaggtggcgcgcgAGAGCCGGCGCACGCCCTGGCTGGACAGGGAGCCCTACGCGTTCTGGAAGGGCAACCCCAATGTTTGCGGGCTGCGCCGCGACCTCATGCGCTGCAACGCCTCCGACAGCGGAAAGGACTGGAACGCGCGGCTCTTCAGGCAGGACTGGGGATATGCCAACCGAAATGGCTTCAAAGACTCCAATTTGGCAAAACAATGCAACTACAGGTGCCAAATCTCCGTGCAGGCGTGCAGCCTAATTGTTTTGTGTTTGAACATTTCTTCTCTAAAACGTTGTGCTTAAATTCGGATCATTGTATGCAGGTACAAGATCTATGCGCAGGGGAGAGGGTGGTCAGTGAGCCAGAAGTACATCCTGGCCTGCGGCTCCCCAATGCTTCGCGTCGACACACCCTTCCGCGACTTCTTCTCGCGGGGGTTCGTCGCCGGCAAGCACTACTGGCCCATCGACGCAGCTCGCATGTGCCCCTCCATCAAGTTCGCCGTCGACTGGGGCAACGCTCACCCGGAACAGTCGCAGCGGATGGGCGAGGAGGGTAGCAACTTCGCCCGGGACGAATTGAGCATGGACTACGTGTACGACTACATGCTGCACCTGCTCACTCATTACGCCCGGCTGCTCCGGTATAGGCCCACAGTCCCGATGAACGCCACCGAGCTCTGCCTCGAGTCCATGGCCTGCTCGGCCCGCGGCCGCGCTCGTGAGTTCATGATGGAGTCTATGGAGAAGCATATCGCTGACTATGAGCCCTGCGAATTGCCTCAACCTTTCACCGCCGACGAGGTCACGCAGCTGGCACAAAGGGACGCGGAAGTGTCCCGAAAAGTGAAAAGgatggaggaagagaaggaaagttAGATGGACTATACATCCTTGTCCAGGATGGTTAAAGAATAAAGATAGGTATATGTACACGCAATAATTCACATAACTTAGTACGGCCCATACGAACTAATCATGAAATTGCAAATGAGAGATACAGATTGACACGACCCAAATGTTAAAAACAAGATTAACATGTtaacatgagcatcatttgtgcataattgagcatcatggTCATGCATTTATTTAAACTCatataattgttgtttattgttaaaatccaaacttgtgaagcaactcaaaTTTCTACTATGCAATTGTGCctcctgttattttatttaaatactagatgcaatttgatgattttacagtatttttacttaatttttcagtGATATTTTCCtatgttaaaaattcatttaagtttcagttttagctttttttatgTCAATTGCGTGAAAACCTGAGCAGTTCTTGAGGTGTTCGTTGTGATTTTATAATAATCtatctagattgttgtaatctttggactcgtcttcgtgtgagtatgctttgtttcgattgAGACACGTggttttatcgggtgaaacccaacagactaccattttaattcgattaaagtgttcGTTCGCATTTGAGGCGACATTGATTGCACTTTCGCAAGGTAAATTTGGATGATTTTGCCACAGTTAGCATCAGAGCCGAAAAGCATACCCCAAAGaaagcaacaagccctaaacatctttttaataaaacttgcaagaaatctgtgtttgaaaaatgcgtaagttcgttaaggataaAAGTTAGTatgagaagccctaggggattatgggttgatcaggtggctaattaactattggttattttatactgactcccagcacatttactttctgtcaaaacttactttcttgcacaacgGTTGGCGCAGGGATATGGCGATTGTTGTAACATACCCACGgcaccatatgcaaatatggtggcGGTACCCAAAAATAATGGTTTGCACAAGGGTATGGTGATTGCTGTAACGTagcacataaaaagtgaatacgtTGAATAGCACATGAACGTTGTCCGTATAGAGGAAATCGTGCGGATGTCGGTTCTATAGTGAACGATAAtgaatggggacgctttcgtgagtgctggcatgaaaggttcagttTGTACGTATGATCTTCTGCAGGTATGCTAACCGCGATTACATTAAGTTAACGAACGGTTAGAACttcgactagctattatagggtgAGCAGTAATGTATGCCTTACCACCGGCACTAATCCCGTAAGTCCAAGTTTTTGACAGTTTGATTTGTGAGGACGcataggtcgtgcatgcatcatgttaaaAACTTGCAAATTGGAAATTAGAACAACCTTTGCATGGATAACATGTTAACTAATGAGGTTCTCACAAAAATTCTTGCCAACTCACCTAAGGATTTTCTAGTTGTTATCAACTTCAGCTACCTGCTGTCAGAATTTTTTTCGAGCTCTTAAATTATCTTTGTTAGAAACATCCTATAGGAAAGTTGTTCAGAATCTAGCATGTGTTAtgctgtaaaaatttcataaaaattGGCAAGTGGAACTCAAGTTATGGTCAAATTAGTAACCTACTGTTTGCTGAAAATTTATGAATGCACGACAGACAGagattgaatttttcaaccccCTTCGGATCAGTTTCTATCCAGTGTTCAATACAAAAAGTTGTAGACCACATAGCAGCGAACCttctgttaaaatttcataacTTTTGGATGAATATCTTAAGAGCTATGGACAGATTAGTGATGCACGGTTACAAAAAATTTGAGACTAGACCAAAGTAGGGAAAACTGAGTTTAGGACCTTCTTAGAGGCTGTTTGAGCAAAAGTTCAGAGTAACAAAGTTGTAGAAAAATCTGAGGAACATTCTggtaaaatttggaaatttttggaTGGGTACTTCTCAGATTATGAGCAAAACATCACAGCTCGtcctgctgaaaaacagccaggaCAGAGAGGCAAAGATGGAATTTTTTGGCCTAGATAACACTTGAATTGGTCTCTGAGTTaaataccaaagttgtagtaTACTAAAATTCCTACACGCTGACCAAATATAAGGATTTATGGACACTTAAGTTAGGAGATATGAAGTTTCTCCTAAGTTATAGTTTTCTACCCACATTGTTTAACTGCATGTTGAACTTTAACATTCCGCACATATTTTGCCTTGTTCATCTTATTGTGAGCAAGTTTGAAAATTATGTGATTAATGGAAAGATTCACCTTGCAGATGGTCCAGGGAATGCGCCAAAACCCTGGTGGTTTTACACCTAGCGGCAGTAGGCaacaaacaccaccaccactcccCGCCTTCTATGGAGGCGATACTGGCTGCCCAAACAGAATTGATGCGGCATCTTgttcagcagcagcaacagcctcAGGGTGGGCAGAATATCCATCAGCCCTAGATTGCGAGTTACGAGGATTTCTTGGGCACCCCGACCCCGTTGTTTCACAAAATGAAGGAGCCCTTGGATGCGAACACTTGGATTCGCATTATCGCATCCAAATTTTTGCTACTCACGGCACCTTGTCCAGATAAGAACAAGCCGAAGTTTGCTGCACAACAACTTTGAGGCTCAGCACGTATATGGTGGGACCATTATCATGCCATGCTCTCGGCAGATCATGTGGTTTGTTGGGACAAATTCAAAGCTGCCTTTAGGGGTCATCATATTCCAGAGGGCTTTATGGAGAGAAAAATGAATGAGTTCTTGGCACTAACTCAGGGCACGTGCAATGTGCTCCAATATGCTCAGTCCTTCAATGATTTATGTCAGTAAGCGGGTTATTATGCTGACTCCaatgagaagaagagagacCGTTTCCGTAGAGGTCTCAACTCCAAGCTCAGGGAACGACTAAATCCCATCAAGGTGAACAGTTATAATGAGCTGGTGAGCTTGGCGATCTCCCAAGAGTACTGTATCTTGGCTCATCATGCAGAAAACAAAAAGGAAGGCTGCAGTGCCATCAGCTAGTGCATCGAATCCGAAGTTCTGGCTCGTCCAGAATGCTCCACCCTGAGTTCCTCAAAGAACCCAGCAGCCTATATGTTAGGTTATCAGACCACCTTAGCAGCAGGGAGCTCCACGTCTCCCTAACTTCCAGCAGCAAGGCCCAAGGCCTAATGCTCAGCAGCCAGCTTGCACTGGCAATGGGAATCGCTGCTTCATCTGTGGGAGTCCCAATCACCTTGCTAGAGAGTGTCCACATAACAGGCCTCAAAACCAGGGACAAGTCTCAAATCAGAATAGGGGCAAGAGCTAGAAAGTCCAGATCAAGCACAGGAGGCTTAACTTCACCACTATCGCCGATCTTCCCGAGGGTgcaccagtaatgacgggtgTTTTCTCTATCCATAACCAGTCTGCGGTTATATTATTCGATTCTAGTGCATCACATAGCTTTATTGGAAAGAGATTCAGTGGAAAATGTGGCTTGGATTTCTGTCATACAAAAGGGTCTTACATGATCTCAACACCTGGTGGTAAAAATTGCTTCCAACCAAATAGCATGTCGTGTGCCACTCAAGTTGGAAagtaaaattttcaaaaccaaCCTTATTATTTTAGGACTGGAAGACATAGACATTATTTTAGGGATGGATCGGATGACTCAACACAAAGTCACGATAGACATTGCAGCACGGGCCATTGAGATAAATTCACCTACACATGGATCTTCCAAACTTTACTTGCCAGCCCGAGAGTGCATAAATTCGTGCGCTTATCCGGCAATAGAGTCCCGACTGGAAGATATTCCCATGGTATGCGAGTATGCCTATGTTTTTCTGGATAACTTGCCAGGAATGCTACTGGATAGGGACATTGAATTTGCCATTGAGCTACAACCAGGCACGACACCAATATCAAAGAGGCCTTATCGAATGCCACCTGTGGAGTTGGCAGAAATGAAAACCCAACTTCAGGACCTATTAGATAAGGGTTTCATTCACCCAAGAGCATCACCTTAGGgttgcccagctctctttgtgaagaagaaggatgataaTCTAAGGATGTGTGTAGaataccgacctctcaatgcagtgaccatcaagaataagtatcccTTGCCCCATATTGATGTTCTTTTTGATCAACTTGCTGGAGCTAGAgttttctccaagattgatctccgctctggctatcatcaaattaagAGCCAGCCaagtgacatccctaagaccgcCTTCTCTACGTGCTATGTACTATACGAGTTCTTGGTCATGTCTTTCGGGCTTACAAATGCTccagcctatttcatgtatctcatgaattcggtgttcatgcctcAGCTtgacaagttcgtggtggtcttcattgatgacatcctcatatattccaaaaatgaagaagagcatgctcAACACCTCCGCATTGTTCTTCAACGTcttagagatcatcagctttatgccaagttctccaagtgcaAATTTTGGCTAGATAGTTTgaaattcttggggcacaccatATCCAGTGAAGGCATAGCAGTTGATCCAAGCAAAGTGTAAGAGGTGATTTACTGGAAACCACTCACTTTAGTTCATCAAATCAGAAGCTTTCTTGATCTAGCGGGCTATTATCATCGTTTCATTTTGGACTTCTCAAAGATTGCCAAGCCAATGACCGAGTTGCTAAAAAAAGGGGTCAAATTTGTCTGGAGCAACAAgagtgaagaagctttccacaccttgcgAAAGTTATTGACCTCAACACCAGTCTTAGCCCAACCAGACCACCAA
This sequence is a window from Setaria italica strain Yugu1 chromosome III, Setaria_italica_v2.0, whole genome shotgun sequence. Protein-coding genes within it:
- the LOC101778511 gene encoding O-glucosyltransferase rumi, yielding MKKGPAAATHEDEEERAALVPPLPPCQNDDGAALRCKHDSTGSMAVDQTEQGQSSTAKPWRTKALPTRSIVGLVMGVLVVLALLHGTTSSGWVHLSSSSFLLGISGAAGRGRNGRPPHHAPPSGGLVRVPIPFTCGNETSSAFPACPRAAAVSPSPSPTAPPSSDQRPAPSATCPEYFRYIHSDLSPWRESGITREAVESVRDKATFRLVVVSGRAYVEKLHRAYQTRDVFTLWGILQLMARYPGRVPDLDLMFFCGDIPEVRAAAYPDQSKAPPLFMYCTEDAALDIAFPDWTFWGWPEVNIRPWAPFLEEVARESRRTPWLDREPYAFWKGNPNVCGLRRDLMRCNASDSGKDWNARLFRQDWGYANRNGFKDSNLAKQCNYRYKIYAQGRGWSVSQKYILACGSPMLRVDTPFRDFFSRGFVAGKHYWPIDAARMCPSIKFAVDWGNAHPEQSQRMGEEGSNFARDELSMDYVYDYMLHLLTHYARLLRYRPTVPMNATELCLESMACSARGRAREFMMESMEKHIADYEPCELPQPFTADEVTQLAQRDAEVSRKVKRMEEEKES